A stretch of Chanodichthys erythropterus isolate Z2021 chromosome 20, ASM2448905v1, whole genome shotgun sequence DNA encodes these proteins:
- the fbxo25 gene encoding F-box only protein 25 isoform X1, with product MPFLGQDWRSPGWSWIKTEDGWKRFEYFSHKLGDNINELGLEELDNDNKENVFVGDVCEVAAKKRKKDFFNNNTKSQFLFQERWIYVQKESTRERHGYCTLGEAFNRLDFSSAIQDVRRFNYVVKLLQLIAKSQLTSLSGAAQKNYFNVLEKIVRKVLDDHQNPRLIKALLHDLSSTLCILMREVGKSVLVGNINIWVCRLETILNWQQQLNNLQIPKHVSNGMTLSDLPLHMQNNILYKLNDACDIISLGQATPTLHMLSEDRQLWKKLCQFHFAEKQFCRHLILSEKGHVDWKLMFFTLQKYYPQKEQYGDTLQFCRHCSILFWNDRHLALIFKDSGHPCTANDPDSCLTPVSPQHFIDLFKF from the exons ATGCCGTTCTTGGGCCAAGACTGGAGATCACCAGGCTGGAGCTGGATCAAAACTGAGGATGGCTGGAAACGCTTTGAATATTTCAGCCACAAATTGGGAGATAACATCAATGAACTTGGCTTGGAAGA ATTGGACAATGACAACAAGGAGAACGTCTTTGTGGGAGATGTCTGTGAAGTAGCTGCCAAGAAGAGAAAAAAGGACTTTTTCAACAACAACACTAAGTCACAGT TTTTGTTCCAGGAGAGGTGGATCTACGTTCAGAAGGAGAGTACGAGAGAG AGACATGGCTACTGTACTCTTGGTGAGGCCTTCAATCGCCTGGACTTTTCCAGTGCCATTCAGGATGTGCGGCGATTCAACTATGTAGTCAAA CTTCTGCAGTTGATTGCCAAGTCCCAGCTGACGTCTTTGAGTGGAGCTGCtcagaaaaactattttaatgtCCTGGAGAAGATTGTGAGAAAAG TTCTGGATGACCATCAGAACCCACGACTGATCAAGGCGTTGCTGCATGATTTAAGCTCCACCCTCTGCATCCTCATGCGAGAAGTTGGGAAGTCTGTGCTGGTTGGCAACATCAACATTTGGGTCTGCCGTTTAGAAACCATATTAAACTGGCAACAGCAGCTCAACAATTTGCAAATTCCAAAG CATGTTTCAAATGGGATGACACTGAGTGACCTCCCTTTGCACATGCAAAACAACATCCTGTACAAGTTAAATGATGCCTGTGACATCATCAGTCTGGGACAAGCcacaccaacactgcacatGCTCAGTGAGGACCGGCAACTGTGGAAGAAACTGTGCCAGTTTCATTTTGCTGAGAAACAG ttcTGCAGGCACTTGATTCTGTCAGAGAAGGGCCATGTGGACTGGAAGCTGATGTTTTTCACACTTCAGAAATACTACCCTCAGAAAGAACAGTACGGAGACACTCTGCAGTTCTGCAGGCACTGTAGCATCCTCTTCTGGAAC GACAGACACCTGGCTTTGATCTTTAAG
- the fbxo25 gene encoding F-box only protein 25 isoform X2, with amino-acid sequence MPFLGQDWRSPGWSWIKTEDGWKRFEYFSHKLGDNINELGLEELDNDNKENVFVGDVCEVAAKKRKKDFFNNNTKSQFLFQERWIYVQKESTRERHGYCTLGEAFNRLDFSSAIQDVRRFNYVVKLLQLIAKSQLTSLSGAAQKNYFNVLEKIVRKVLDDHQNPRLIKALLHDLSSTLCILMREVGKSVLVGNINIWVCRLETILNWQQQLNNLQIPKHVSNGMTLSDLPLHMQNNILYKLNDACDIISLGQATPTLHMLSEDRQLWKKLCQFHFAEKQFCRHLILSEKGHVDWKLMFFTLQKYYPQKEQYGDTLQFCRHCSILFWNDSGHPCTANDPDSCLTPVSPQHFIDLFKF; translated from the exons ATGCCGTTCTTGGGCCAAGACTGGAGATCACCAGGCTGGAGCTGGATCAAAACTGAGGATGGCTGGAAACGCTTTGAATATTTCAGCCACAAATTGGGAGATAACATCAATGAACTTGGCTTGGAAGA ATTGGACAATGACAACAAGGAGAACGTCTTTGTGGGAGATGTCTGTGAAGTAGCTGCCAAGAAGAGAAAAAAGGACTTTTTCAACAACAACACTAAGTCACAGT TTTTGTTCCAGGAGAGGTGGATCTACGTTCAGAAGGAGAGTACGAGAGAG AGACATGGCTACTGTACTCTTGGTGAGGCCTTCAATCGCCTGGACTTTTCCAGTGCCATTCAGGATGTGCGGCGATTCAACTATGTAGTCAAA CTTCTGCAGTTGATTGCCAAGTCCCAGCTGACGTCTTTGAGTGGAGCTGCtcagaaaaactattttaatgtCCTGGAGAAGATTGTGAGAAAAG TTCTGGATGACCATCAGAACCCACGACTGATCAAGGCGTTGCTGCATGATTTAAGCTCCACCCTCTGCATCCTCATGCGAGAAGTTGGGAAGTCTGTGCTGGTTGGCAACATCAACATTTGGGTCTGCCGTTTAGAAACCATATTAAACTGGCAACAGCAGCTCAACAATTTGCAAATTCCAAAG CATGTTTCAAATGGGATGACACTGAGTGACCTCCCTTTGCACATGCAAAACAACATCCTGTACAAGTTAAATGATGCCTGTGACATCATCAGTCTGGGACAAGCcacaccaacactgcacatGCTCAGTGAGGACCGGCAACTGTGGAAGAAACTGTGCCAGTTTCATTTTGCTGAGAAACAG ttcTGCAGGCACTTGATTCTGTCAGAGAAGGGCCATGTGGACTGGAAGCTGATGTTTTTCACACTTCAGAAATACTACCCTCAGAAAGAACAGTACGGAGACACTCTGCAGTTCTGCAGGCACTGTAGCATCCTCTTCTGGAAC